In Phragmitibacter flavus, a single genomic region encodes these proteins:
- the dnaA gene encoding chromosomal replication initiator protein DnaA — MEESSAGWYQGGSKHHLEMMWERISHLLKERVGGLLYERWLADLQLLSLQGGKVVFEVPSIMHECWILDNFMPVLDGVLHEVLGTRCEVEFVAAEAKDRRSSPMPVMEAARSMESAPVVKEVVELTAGPLFQGDQRLLKSISTAGINHRNSFDTFVEGPNCSYSYAVARAVAEKPGKTYNPLFLHGPVGLGKTHLMQAIGQEILRTKSRKVVRYVTSESFTNEYIDALRHGSVTDFRKKYRKVDVLLIDDIQFFAGKGSTQEEFFHTFNDLFNNFKQIVLTSDRAPSEIRNLESRLVSRFEWGMATQIESPDLETRMAILKQKTSYWSVPVEDWVLTFLAENIRTNIRRLEGALMRVAAHVSLNTGKPLTPPVLEGLLRDILEEADAKNITIDWIQKVVAEHFDVRLADMTGKRRPANIAGPRQLAMYLARELTKSSLVEIGEAFGGRDHGTVIHACKAVVKRLEQEEFRRLVGQLTEKIKRIG; from the coding sequence ATGGAAGAATCTTCTGCTGGCTGGTATCAGGGCGGCTCGAAACATCATCTCGAGATGATGTGGGAGCGCATCAGCCATTTGTTAAAAGAGCGTGTGGGCGGTCTGTTGTATGAGCGTTGGCTTGCGGATCTTCAGTTGCTGTCCCTGCAAGGCGGCAAAGTGGTTTTTGAGGTGCCGAGCATCATGCATGAATGCTGGATCTTGGACAACTTCATGCCGGTATTGGATGGGGTGTTGCATGAGGTGTTGGGCACCCGGTGTGAGGTGGAATTTGTCGCCGCCGAGGCGAAGGACCGGCGTTCGTCGCCCATGCCGGTGATGGAGGCGGCGCGTTCGATGGAATCGGCACCGGTGGTGAAGGAAGTGGTGGAACTGACGGCGGGTCCGTTGTTCCAGGGCGACCAGCGTTTGTTGAAGTCGATCAGCACGGCGGGGATCAATCATCGCAACTCGTTCGATACCTTTGTGGAGGGGCCAAACTGCTCCTATTCTTATGCGGTGGCGCGTGCGGTGGCGGAGAAGCCGGGCAAGACTTACAACCCGTTGTTTTTGCATGGTCCGGTAGGGCTTGGCAAAACGCATTTGATGCAGGCAATCGGCCAGGAAATTTTGCGCACCAAGTCGCGCAAGGTGGTGCGTTATGTGACGAGCGAATCGTTCACGAATGAATACATTGATGCGCTTCGGCACGGCAGTGTGACGGACTTTCGCAAGAAATATCGCAAGGTGGATGTGCTGTTGATTGATGACATCCAGTTCTTTGCGGGCAAGGGCAGCACCCAGGAGGAGTTTTTCCACACGTTTAACGATTTGTTCAACAACTTCAAACAGATCGTGCTGACCAGTGATCGTGCGCCGAGTGAGATTCGCAATTTGGAAAGTCGGTTGGTGTCCCGCTTTGAGTGGGGCATGGCGACGCAGATTGAGTCGCCGGATTTGGAGACGCGCATGGCGATCCTGAAGCAGAAGACCAGTTACTGGTCGGTGCCGGTGGAGGACTGGGTGCTGACGTTCCTGGCGGAGAACATTCGCACCAACATTCGCCGCCTTGAAGGGGCCTTGATGAGGGTGGCTGCGCACGTGTCGTTGAACACCGGTAAGCCGTTGACACCGCCAGTTTTGGAAGGGTTGCTGCGCGATATCTTGGAAGAGGCAGATGCAAAGAACATCACCATCGATTGGATTCAAAAAGTGGTGGCAGAGCATTTTGATGTGAGGCTTGCGGACATGACCGGCAAGCGACGCCCGGCGAACATCGCAGGTCCACGGCAGCTGGCGATGTATCTGGCGCGTGAGTTGACCAAGAGTTCTCTGGTGGAGATTGGCGAGGCGTTTGGTGGTCGCGATCACGGCACGGTGATTCACGCCTGCAAAGCGGTGGTGAAGCGTCTGGAGCAGGAGGAGTTTCGTCGTCTGGTGGGGCAACTGACTGAGAAGATCAAGCGAATCGGATGA
- the lptE gene encoding LPS assembly lipoprotein LptE, translating into MKKFLCLPVLILALTGCSGYQLGSSKPSQLAGIQKLAVPTFKNDTLEPRLEVLATNALIKKIQMDGAYQIVPVSEADAVLRGTITTIERSQFRSARSNTLRTSELLMRLQVNYTIEDSAGLPVYAGSARGQSNIVLDPNVQLSERQGLADAAENLSTSMASQISEGW; encoded by the coding sequence ATGAAGAAATTCCTCTGCCTGCCCGTTCTCATTCTCGCCCTCACCGGATGCTCTGGCTACCAACTCGGATCGAGCAAGCCTTCGCAACTTGCCGGCATTCAAAAGCTCGCCGTGCCGACCTTCAAAAACGACACGCTTGAGCCCCGCCTGGAAGTCCTTGCGACCAACGCTCTCATCAAAAAAATCCAGATGGATGGCGCCTATCAGATCGTTCCCGTCAGCGAGGCCGACGCCGTCCTTCGCGGAACCATCACCACCATTGAGCGCAGCCAGTTCCGCTCCGCCCGCAGCAATACCCTTCGCACCAGCGAACTGCTGATGCGTCTTCAAGTTAACTACACCATTGAAGACAGCGCCGGTCTCCCTGTCTACGCCGGTTCCGCCCGCGGTCAGTCCAACATTGTTCTTGATCCCAACGTGCAACTTTCCGAGCGTCAAGGTCTCGCGGATGCTGCCGAAAACCTGTCCACTTCCATGGCCAGCCAGATCAGCGAAGGCTGGTAA
- the rsmI gene encoding 16S rRNA (cytidine(1402)-2'-O)-methyltransferase yields MPGKLQLIATPIGNLNDLSLRAIETLRLADQVACEDTRHSGRLLQHHGLHRPLLSLTEHNEARRIPELLQKLTDDKNIALVSDAGNPTLSDPGQRLVHAAIHAGHEIEVIPGPSAVLTALIGSGLPTVPFYFGGFLPHKKGQREKEVIAAMDRECTSLYFESPYRLVDTLRMAATCRPDHRIVVARELTKMFEEFHRGSAQSVLEHYESTTPKGEIPLVIAPRDLPNWMIRAEA; encoded by the coding sequence ATGCCCGGCAAACTCCAGCTCATCGCCACCCCGATCGGCAACCTCAACGACCTCTCCCTGCGCGCCATCGAAACTCTGCGCCTCGCCGACCAGGTCGCCTGCGAAGACACCCGCCACAGTGGACGCCTCCTCCAGCATCACGGCCTTCACCGTCCCCTGCTCTCCCTCACCGAACACAACGAAGCACGACGCATCCCCGAACTTCTTCAGAAACTCACCGATGACAAAAACATCGCCCTCGTCTCCGATGCCGGCAACCCCACCCTTTCAGATCCCGGCCAGCGCCTCGTTCATGCCGCCATCCATGCGGGTCATGAAATCGAAGTGATCCCCGGCCCCAGCGCCGTCCTCACCGCCCTCATCGGTTCTGGACTTCCCACGGTCCCCTTCTACTTCGGCGGATTTCTCCCCCACAAAAAAGGCCAGCGCGAAAAGGAAGTGATCGCCGCCATGGATCGCGAATGCACCAGCCTCTATTTTGAATCGCCCTACCGCCTCGTCGACACCCTCCGAATGGCCGCCACTTGTCGACCCGATCACCGAATCGTCGTTGCGCGGGAACTGACCAAAATGTTTGAGGAATTCCATCGCGGTTCGGCTCAGTCCGTGCTTGAACACTATGAATCCACAACACCCAAAGGCGAAATCCCCCTCGTCATCGCACCACGCGATCTTCCCAACTGGATGATCCGCGCCGAAGCATGA
- a CDS encoding glycogen/starch/alpha-glucan phosphorylase, whose amino-acid sequence MSTTYDPNTTPTDQPYDFLTQNDCASLKKSIESHLLFTLGHSLPAAQPQHWWIATCLAVRDRALNTSFKAMAEHRRLNVRRVHYLSLEYLMGRLLENNLRNTGLYDTAKQALGELGQDLESIVNKEPDMGLGNGGLGRLAACFLDSLSTLDLPAVGYGIHYEFGLFRQEFVNGKQIEQPDAWTRNGNPWKLVRPEYSVTVKLYGHVTQQFDDCGNASYVWEDTRSIIGLPWDIPIIGFQSSTVNFLRLWESRASDEFNLEIFNQGAYVEAIQEKANGETVSKVLYPNDATESGKELRLVQQYFFVSCSLHDIIRRFKRDNTDWNLFPDKVAVQLNDTHPAVAVPELMRLLLDMEGLTWDHAWGICQKVFSYTNHTLLPEALETWSVPLFGRVLPRHLQIIFEINQRFLENEVAVKWPGDLEKLQKLSIIDDRGAKAVRMAHLSVVGGHATNGVAALHTRLLKEKLFPEFDELYPGKFLNMTNGVTFRRWLMVCNPELTALINESIGTDWTKDASKLKALEAFADNPEFQQRYRDIKRGHKVTLCEIILKLTGYEVSPDALFDVQIKRLHEYKRQHLNLLHIVTLYRRLLQNPELKIQPRVFIFGAKAAPGYFLAKNIIHAINALAEKVNNDPRINNQIKVVYLPNYGVTLAEKIIPASDLSEQISTAGKEASGTGNMKLALNGSLTIGTLDGANVEIKDEVGDENIFIFGLTVEQVEALYAKGYNPYDFYWADAELRAAIDWLASDYFTGNADDFKPLRNSLLDHGDPFLVCADYRDYVDTQAKVDAAYADQTHWTKMAILNTARMGFFSSDRTIAEYAKDIWNLPSIKVQ is encoded by the coding sequence ATGTCAACGACCTACGATCCCAATACCACCCCCACCGACCAGCCTTACGACTTTCTCACCCAAAACGATTGCGCTTCGCTAAAAAAATCCATCGAGAGCCATCTCCTTTTCACCCTGGGTCACTCCCTTCCCGCCGCCCAACCGCAGCATTGGTGGATCGCCACCTGCCTCGCCGTTCGCGACCGCGCCCTCAACACCTCCTTCAAAGCGATGGCCGAACATCGCCGCCTCAACGTCCGCCGCGTCCATTACCTCTCCCTTGAATATCTCATGGGTCGCCTTTTGGAGAACAACCTCCGCAACACCGGCCTCTACGACACCGCCAAACAAGCCCTCGGCGAACTCGGCCAGGACCTTGAATCCATCGTCAATAAAGAACCCGACATGGGTCTCGGCAACGGCGGTCTCGGACGCCTCGCCGCCTGCTTCCTCGACTCCCTCTCCACTCTCGACCTCCCGGCCGTCGGCTACGGCATTCATTACGAATTCGGCCTCTTCCGCCAGGAGTTCGTCAACGGCAAACAGATCGAACAACCCGACGCTTGGACCCGCAACGGCAACCCTTGGAAACTCGTCCGCCCTGAATACAGCGTCACCGTCAAACTCTACGGGCATGTCACCCAGCAGTTTGATGACTGCGGCAATGCCAGCTATGTCTGGGAAGACACCCGCTCCATCATCGGCCTTCCATGGGACATCCCCATCATCGGCTTCCAATCCAGCACCGTGAACTTTCTCCGTCTCTGGGAAAGCCGCGCCTCTGACGAGTTCAATCTCGAAATTTTCAACCAGGGTGCCTACGTCGAAGCCATCCAGGAAAAAGCCAACGGCGAAACCGTCTCCAAAGTCCTCTATCCGAACGACGCCACCGAATCCGGCAAGGAACTCCGCCTCGTTCAGCAATACTTCTTCGTATCGTGCTCCCTGCACGACATCATCCGCCGCTTCAAACGCGACAACACCGACTGGAACCTCTTCCCCGATAAAGTTGCGGTCCAGCTCAACGACACCCACCCGGCCGTCGCGGTTCCTGAGCTCATGCGCCTGCTTCTCGACATGGAAGGTCTTACTTGGGATCACGCCTGGGGCATCTGCCAAAAAGTATTCTCCTACACCAACCATACTCTTCTTCCCGAAGCCCTCGAAACCTGGAGCGTCCCCCTCTTCGGTCGCGTTCTCCCTCGCCACCTTCAAATCATCTTCGAAATCAACCAGCGTTTCCTCGAAAACGAAGTCGCCGTCAAATGGCCTGGTGACCTCGAAAAACTCCAGAAGCTCTCGATTATCGACGATCGCGGTGCCAAAGCCGTGCGCATGGCCCACCTCTCCGTCGTCGGTGGACACGCCACCAACGGTGTCGCCGCCCTGCACACCCGCCTTCTCAAGGAAAAGCTCTTCCCTGAATTCGACGAACTCTATCCCGGCAAGTTCCTCAACATGACCAACGGCGTGACTTTCCGCCGCTGGCTCATGGTCTGCAATCCGGAGCTTACCGCCCTCATCAATGAGTCCATCGGCACCGACTGGACCAAGGACGCCTCCAAATTGAAAGCCCTCGAAGCTTTCGCCGACAACCCAGAGTTCCAGCAGCGTTATCGCGACATCAAACGCGGCCACAAAGTCACTCTCTGCGAAATCATCCTCAAGCTCACCGGATACGAAGTCAGTCCCGACGCCCTCTTCGACGTCCAGATCAAACGTCTTCACGAATACAAACGCCAGCACCTCAACTTGCTGCACATCGTCACCCTTTATCGCCGACTGCTGCAGAATCCCGAGCTGAAAATCCAACCGCGGGTCTTCATCTTCGGTGCCAAGGCCGCGCCAGGATATTTCCTCGCCAAAAACATCATCCACGCCATCAATGCCCTGGCCGAGAAGGTCAACAACGACCCACGCATCAACAACCAGATCAAGGTCGTCTACCTCCCCAACTACGGCGTCACATTGGCTGAGAAAATCATCCCGGCCTCCGACCTCTCCGAGCAAATCTCCACCGCAGGAAAAGAAGCCTCCGGCACCGGCAACATGAAGCTTGCGCTGAACGGCTCCCTCACCATCGGCACCCTCGACGGTGCCAACGTGGAGATCAAAGACGAAGTCGGCGACGAAAACATCTTCATCTTCGGCCTCACCGTCGAGCAGGTCGAAGCATTGTATGCCAAAGGCTACAACCCCTATGATTTCTACTGGGCCGATGCCGAACTGCGCGCCGCCATCGACTGGCTCGCCAGCGACTACTTCACCGGCAACGCCGATGACTTCAAGCCGCTGCGCAACAGCCTCCTCGACCATGGCGACCCATTCCTCGTTTGCGCCGATTACCGCGATTATGTCGACACCCAAGCCAAAGTCGATGCCGCTTACGCCGATCAAACCCACTGGACCAAAATGGCCATCCTCAACACCGCCAGGATGGGCTTCTTCTCCAGCGATCGCACCATCGCTGAATACGCGAAAGACATCTGGAATCTCCCCAGCATCAAAGTGCAGTAA